AATGGATAATGCAATCCTCTTGGATATTGATTTATTAAATACCTGAGATTTCGATTTAGTTGCCATTGTAACTAAGCAACTTTGCTAAGTAATTAGACCAGTTCGATAATTGCCATTTCTGCGTTATCTCCTCTTCTAGGAACTGTTCTGACAATTCTAGTATATCCACCTTTTCGATCACCATAACGATCTTGAGCCTTGTCAAAAAGGGAATGTACTAACTTTTTGTCGTATATATATCCAATAGCCCTCCTTCTTGCAGCAAGAGAACCATCTTTAGCCAAACCAATCATTCTCTCAACTTCATCTCTAAGTGCTTTAGCCCTTGCTTTTGTTGTTGTTACTCGGCCTTCACGAATCAGCTGTGTAGTTAAACCACGCAACAAAGCCTTTCTTTGATCAGCTGGTCTACCAAGCTGAGGAAGTCGTAGTTGATGTCTCATTGTTATTTTACTCCTTAAACTAGTGAAATTTAAATTCAGGCAGAAGTTCTGCTCTGAGGAATTGAAATACCTATACGCTCTAAAGCTTCTATAACTTCATCGGCTGATTTGGAACCAAAGTTTTTAATCTCTAGTAGATCCTCATAACTAAATCCCATTAAATCAGAAACTGAATTAACTTGTGCTCTCTTGAGGCAGTTATATGCTCTAACTGAAAGATTTAACTCTTCTAAAGGAATCTGAGCTTCAGCAGCAGGTTCGGGTTCAGGAGGTATCTCTTCAACCATAGTAACAGTTGCAAGAGGTTGAAAAAGCTCTATCAACTGATTAGCTGCTTCTGCAACAGCATCATCAGGAGTAATCGAACCATCAGTAACAACCTCTAAACGTAATCTTTCACGTGTGGAGCCACCTTCTGATACTGCAGTCTCATCAATAGTGAAATTGACTTTTTTAACTGGCATAAAAACCGCATCAATCTGCAGTAAATCAATAGCAGAGGTCTCATCATTACTTCGATCTACTGGCCTATAACCCACTCCTCTTTCAACATGAAGCTCTAATTCAAGGCTATGACCAGAATGGACTGTAGCTATTGGACGCTCAGTATCAACTACTTGAACTTGAGAAGAAAAGTTCAAATCTCTAGCTTTAACTTCAGCTGGACCTGTGGCAACTAGGCGCCCAATTTCAAGCTCTTGACTTCTACTATTAACTGTTAGCTCTTTGCAATTCAATAAAATATCTAAGACATCTTCTCTAACCCCAGGTACTGTTGCATATTCATGGTTTACACCAGAAATACGTACTGCTGTAACTGCACTGCCCTCGAGGCCTCCCATAAGGACTCTTCGAAGAGAATTGCCTAAAGTTGTTGCTTGACCTCTCTCCAGAGGTCCAATTAGGAATATTCCTGTTTGGGAACGATCATCAGCAACTTGATGGTCGATCCGATCAATCTGGTATTGCAACACGGGCTAAATCAATAAGTAGAAAGTTTAAAGGAGATCACACAAAGTGCAAAAGGCTAAACGCGTCTGCGCTTAGCCCTTCTACATCCATTGTGTGGAAGAGGGGTCACATCTCTAATCAATGTGATTTCAAGACCAGCTACTTGCAATGCGCGAATGGCTGTTTCTCGACCAGAACCTGGCCCTCTTACGAGGACCTCGATCTGACGCATGCCTTGATCAAGAGCTCGCCTAGCTGCTGCCTCGGCAGCAGTTTGGGCTGCAAATGGTGTCCCTTTTCTAGCTCCTTTAAAACCACTTGCACCGGCTGATGACCAAGAGACAACTTCTCCGTTCGTATCAGTGATAGAAACAATTGTGTTATTAAAGGTGCTCTGAATGTGCACAACACCATTAGGGACGTTGCGCTTGGACTTTTTTGAACCTGTTTTCTTTGTTGGTGTGGCCATTAGATTGGGCCTTTTGTTTGTAAATGGTGAAAGCCTTCATAGAAGGCAAGGATGAATTAGATGTTATTTCTTCCTTCCTGCAACTGTCTTCCTAGAACCTCTTCTAGTACGAGCATTGGTTCTAGTTCGTTGTCCTCTAACTGGAAGACTCATCCTATGGCGACGACCACGAACACATCCTATGTCCTGCAGTCGTTTAAGAGCCATGCCCTCCTGACGACGTAAATCACCTTCAATTGTAAAAGATTCAGTAGCTGCTCTAAGCTTTTGAACATCTCCATCATTTAAGTCCTTAACACGTATGTCAGGATTAACCCCCGTTTGAGTCAGGATCTTTTGGGCTCGGGTTAAACCAATCCCATAGATATAGGTGAGGGCAATTTCAACCCGTTTTTCACGGGGTATGTCAATGCCAGCGATTCTTGCCACTTAAACTTTCTATTGAAGGTAAGTAATTCCCTGCATTAAAGGGAATAGTGAGTAACTAAAAGAATAAGGCCTTGACGTGCGTCTAAGCTTATGCCTTTTAATTTAATTAAATACAGACCAAGGTTCAACCTTGACGCTGCTTGTGCTTTTGAGTAGCGGTACAAATGACCATTACCCTGCCATGGCGACGAATCACCCGACACTTTTCACACATTTTTTTGACTGAAGCGCGCACTTTCATAGAGTGTGGCTCTCCATATTTACAAAAGACAACTTTACTACACTGCTCAACGTAATTGTTCTTTGATCTGACTATTCACATCTTCAATAGTGCCACAACCATTTACAGACTTAAGTATTCCTATATTTTCATAGTGATTTACCAATGGAGAAGTTATATCTCTATATATCTTGAGTCTGTTTCTGATTACAGCTTCTGTATCATCCTTTCTGCCTCGTGAAAGCATCCTTCTAGCAAGTGTCTCATCATCTATATCTATTAAAAGTACTGCCTGAACAGGTTGTTTAAGTTTTAAAAGTAATTCATTCAACAATCTAGCCTGAGGAAGATTGCGAGGAAAACCATCTAGAAGCCAGCCTTGTTCTTGATTCAACAATCTTTTCTCAACAATAGATAAAACAATTCCATCACTAACAAGTTCACCTTTATTCATTATGGATTCAGCAGCTTTGCCTAGCTTCGTCTCGGAAGAAACCTCTTCTCGCAATAAATCACCAGTAGATAAATGCAAAAAACCGTAGTTTTCGCAAATCAAATTTGCCTGAGTACCT
This DNA window, taken from Prochlorococcus sp. MIT 0603, encodes the following:
- the rplQ gene encoding 50S ribosomal protein L17, coding for MRHQLRLPQLGRPADQRKALLRGLTTQLIREGRVTTTKARAKALRDEVERMIGLAKDGSLAARRRAIGYIYDKKLVHSLFDKAQDRYGDRKGGYTRIVRTVPRRGDNAEMAIIELV
- a CDS encoding DNA-directed RNA polymerase subunit alpha, producing MLQYQIDRIDHQVADDRSQTGIFLIGPLERGQATTLGNSLRRVLMGGLEGSAVTAVRISGVNHEYATVPGVREDVLDILLNCKELTVNSRSQELEIGRLVATGPAEVKARDLNFSSQVQVVDTERPIATVHSGHSLELELHVERGVGYRPVDRSNDETSAIDLLQIDAVFMPVKKVNFTIDETAVSEGGSTRERLRLEVVTDGSITPDDAVAEAANQLIELFQPLATVTMVEEIPPEPEPAAEAQIPLEELNLSVRAYNCLKRAQVNSVSDLMGFSYEDLLEIKNFGSKSADEVIEALERIGISIPQSRTSA
- the rpsK gene encoding 30S ribosomal protein S11; translated protein: MATPTKKTGSKKSKRNVPNGVVHIQSTFNNTIVSITDTNGEVVSWSSAGASGFKGARKGTPFAAQTAAEAAARRALDQGMRQIEVLVRGPGSGRETAIRALQVAGLEITLIRDVTPLPHNGCRRAKRRRV
- the rpsM gene encoding 30S ribosomal protein S13 codes for the protein MARIAGIDIPREKRVEIALTYIYGIGLTRAQKILTQTGVNPDIRVKDLNDGDVQKLRAATESFTIEGDLRRQEGMALKRLQDIGCVRGRRHRMSLPVRGQRTRTNARTRRGSRKTVAGRKK
- the rpmJ gene encoding 50S ribosomal protein L36, translating into MKVRASVKKMCEKCRVIRRHGRVMVICTATQKHKQRQG
- a CDS encoding adenylate kinase gives rise to the protein MKNRLIFLGPPGAGKGTQANLICENYGFLHLSTGDLLREEVSSETKLGKAAESIMNKGELVSDGIVLSIVEKRLLNQEQGWLLDGFPRNLPQARLLNELLLKLKQPVQAVLLIDIDDETLARRMLSRGRKDDTEAVIRNRLKIYRDITSPLVNHYENIGILKSVNGCGTIEDVNSQIKEQLR